In Methanoculleus sp. SDB, the genomic window TTCGGTGAAGTCGTAACATCCCATCCGGACATCGACGGCATAGCATTCACCGGCTCGCGGGAAGCCGGCATGTGGCTCACACGGCAGTTCGCGATATCGCAGCCGTACTCCAAACCCGTCGTTTCCGAAATGGGCAGTAAAAATCCCTGTATCGTAACGGATAGCGCGAACATCGAAAAAGCAGTCGAAGGGATAACACGGGCGGCTTTCGGATTCAGTGGCCAGAAATGCAGTGCTACATCACGAATATACGTACAAACGGGCATTTTCGACCGTTTCATGGAGGCATTGACCGAACGGATGAGTACAATCACAGCAGGTGATCCCCGGCACAAGGAGACCTTCCTCGGACCGCTGATTAACAAGACGGCAATCGATTGTTATACAGCAGCGGTGGCTGAAGCACATCGCGACGGGGGTAGTGTCAGGACAGGAGGGAGAGTGGATACGACAAAGGTACCTGCCAACGAATATTATGCAATGCCGGCGGTTGTAACGGGACTGAACCACGGCCACCGTCTCTTCCGCGACGAATTATTTGCCCCCCTCGTTGTTGTCGATACCTTCACGGGCATTGACGAAGCACTCGAAAAGGCAAACGATACCGAATACGGCCTGACTGCCGGAATTTTTTCGGAAGATTCCGCGGAGATCGAATTCTTCTTTGATCATATCAGGTTCGGAGTCTGTTATGCCAACAGGGAGGGCGGGGCCACAACGGGGGCGTGGCCGGGCGCTCAGCCATTCGGAGGCTGGAAAGGAAGCGGTGCCACGGGAAAAGGTTCCGGAGGATCGTGGTACCTCCTTTCATACCTCAGGGAACAGGCTCAGACCCGGGTGGTATGAGAGGAAGGCCCGAAAGCATGATATGGTTTATGCTATGGTTCCGGGATTGCGCGCCGGTCTGTCCGCCGCACTACTCATATGCATCAGTAACTCCACTATTTTCGATTTTTTAGTGCAATCCACCCATAAAATTTATTGGTACTGCGATCATTCGCTTTTTGTACACCATGGAGATCTGTGAACAATGCTGATAGGTGAAGACGGACAATGCGAGGTCTGTCCGAGATCCGAATTACGGGGAAATATGCTCTTTTGCACAAAATATCTCGATTTGTGCGAGCGCGTCAGGATCACATGTGAAGATGACGCTACCCTCGCGTATGAGGATGATACGGGTACCGACTTCGACGAAGATCGTGAAGACTGGTAACACATCCAACACATTTTACATATTTTTACAGGCCACGTACTCAACCGAAGGGTGCCGGCGTTGCGTCTGAGGTATGACCCGCCCGCTCATCCGTCCACCGCGAACGAATCTGATCTTCACGATGGGTTCGAAAAAAATTGAACTCAAAGGTAAGTATTTCCATGGCGGGGACAAGATGATCGCGATGACAATGAAACATGAAGCAGTACTCGTTATCAGCGCGATTCTCGTGCTGTGTGCCGCTGTTGCCGGAACCGCATTCGGTGCGGTGGACGGGAGCGATGAGAAAGTCATTTACGTCTCTGGAACCGGTACGGTAACTACGGATCCTGACGAAGCAATGGTATCCCTCTCCGTGGAAACAGAGCATGGCAATGTAAAAACAGCTCAGCAGACAAATGCCCAGCGAATGAACGGAGTGATTGCCGCTCTCAAAGAGATAGGCATCACATCCGCTGATCTGAAGACGACGGGATACTCGATCTACCCGGTCAGGGACAGCGACACGGGAAGCATCCTGAGCCCCACCATAAAGTACTATCTCGTTACCAACACTCTCCTCGTCACCCTCACCGACATTACGAAAGTCGGCGATGTGATTGACACCGCAGTGGCAAACGGCGCCGATCGTACGGATTACATTTCCTTCTCGGTGAGCGATGAAAAACAGGAAACACTTCGGGCCGAAGCGCTCACGGATGCTGTGCGGCGGGCACGCTCCGATGCGAATGCAGTGACGGCCGCAATGGGTGTGAATATTATCGGCGTGAGGGAGGTGAATGTCGGGAGTTACTACCCGCCGGTGCGATATGACACTCTCGCAGGTGCCGAAAAAAGCATGGCGGCCTCCGTCCCAACGCCGATTGAACCCAACACCGTCGACGTGACCGCAACTGTATCGATCACGTATCTGATCGGGTAACTACCGGCTTTTCCGGGTGCCGGACCATGTCCGTACCCCGGTTCTTTTCGCTCTTTTTTCATGCCTGCCGCGTTAATGAGCGGCACAGGCCGTTTTTACTTATCAGACTGAAGCATTTCGGCACGGATACCGTCAGGGAACCATACGGTCCGCTGCGGGAACGGTATCTCGATACCTTCGGCTTCAAGTGCCACTTTAATTTTCCAGAGAAGTTCTGTCTTGACATCCCACCACTGGCGTGAAGGAGCCCAGATCTTCACAATAATATTAACGCCATTATCTCCCAGTTCGTCTACGAACACGCTGGGCGAGGGGTGGACGAGTGCGTACGGATGGTTCCATATTACCTCTTTTATAATCCGCACCGCCTTATCGGCATCATCCTCATACCGTATTCCGACGACATAACCAAACCGGCGTCCGGCATTTACAACGTAATTGGTGATGTTCGATGTAAAGACCTGCTCATTCGGAAGACGGACATAGATACCATCATAGGTCCGCACAATTGTGGAGAGGATTCTGATATCTTCAACCGTGCCGAGGATATCATTGACATCAATATTATCGCCGATTTTTATGGGGCGCTCAATGATCAGGAACAGGCCGGATATAAAATTTGAAACCACGCTCTGGCTGGCAAAACCAATGACAATACCTGCGATTCCGCCGGCCAGCAGGACTCCCGAGAGATCGATATTCGGCAGCCCGATTAGCAGTCCAAAGCCGACAATACCGAAATATACGACTTTCAGAAGAATACCGAGATCATTTTTGGGTAATTTTTCCTCAAGTGATTTCCGCAGGCGGCCGGTGATTATTTTCGCAACGATAATCGATGTAACCAGAAAGATTGCGAGCCATGCCAGATCATTGAAGGTAATTCCTGTCGATCCAATCGGGTTTTGCAGAAATTCCGCGAGAGAGACCACTCACATCACGCCCCAGTCCATCTCATATGTCCGCTTCACGACATGCAGTTCCCGTGCCGTATAGAGTTCGAGCGCCTTACTCTGCACGTCGGTTAGCGGCGTGTCGTAAAATTCGGTTTCTGCCAGACGGCGGTTGATAATCTTCAACCGGGCCACCATCGAGACTATATCGCCAAAATATATTTTCATTCCGTATCCCTCAAAGACGGCCCGGGACACTTCGATCCATTCGCGGTGCGTATTATCAATTGTCAGCTGCATGACACCCTGTAGGTCCCTGTTCACGTCAGGAATGCTGTCAAATACATCACTATGCCACCATCGCGTAATATCCCCGCCGTTTGAAGGACCGTAGAGAGAATATTTCGGTGGGGAGAATGAGAAGATATCGAGAACCTGGATGTTTTTTTTGGCGGCGATAAAAACACCGATTTCGATAGGAAATGTAAGATATATTTCTTTTTTACCAAACGGCTCAATCAGAAGGGAATCGAATTCTATCTCAAGCAAATTAGTGATTTCGGAAGGAAGGTTGAGCGGTTCAACGGGATTGACAATGATGCGACCTTCATCAGAGAGAATACGCTTTTCAACGGTATCCATTCCGGAAATTTTTCGGGTATACGTATGATATCCGCGGTTCCTGACGATGCCGGCATGTATTCTCTCGTCGGAATAGTGATAATCATACTCATATCTCCCGTACATCAGTCTAATACTGCATAGCCAATCACATAAAGATGTGTATAAAGCGGGGCTGCCCCCTTGCCCGTGAGCGTGAACCAAAATCTCGCGCAGGATCACCGGTACCAATTGATTTAATGAAGGAGTAACTAACATAGATCCGATTTATC contains:
- a CDS encoding mechanosensitive ion channel protein MscS, giving the protein MVSLAEFLQNPIGSTGITFNDLAWLAIFLVTSIIVAKIITGRLRKSLEEKLPKNDLGILLKVVYFGIVGFGLLIGLPNIDLSGVLLAGGIAGIVIGFASQSVVSNFISGLFLIIERPIKIGDNIDVNDILGTVEDIRILSTIVRTYDGIYVRLPNEQVFTSNITNYVVNAGRRFGYVVGIRYEDDADKAVRIIKEVIWNHPYALVHPSPSVFVDELGDNGVNIIVKIWAPSRQWWDVKTELLWKIKVALEAEGIEIPFPQRTVWFPDGIRAEMLQSDK
- a CDS encoding 1-pyrroline-5-carboxylate dehydrogenase; the encoded protein is MSPKKVTYVSLLADDSIHGAYEKALDSIEKKFGQHHPMFIGDTGLFTREEFEVRSPIDSEILIGYFQKGNGEDARRAIAQAKEAFATWGRTDWKERVRILRTAADTLDRQKFTLAALITYEAGKNRYEAIAEVSEAIDFLRYYADQFEAHNGFIIPTISEIPGEHCRSVLHPYGVWAVISPFNFPIALAAGMAGAAIITGNTVVLKPASTAPYSGLKLYQAFISSGLPTGVFNVVTGPGEVFGEVVTSHPDIDGIAFTGSREAGMWLTRQFAISQPYSKPVVSEMGSKNPCIVTDSANIEKAVEGITRAAFGFSGQKCSATSRIYVQTGIFDRFMEALTERMSTITAGDPRHKETFLGPLINKTAIDCYTAAVAEAHRDGGSVRTGGRVDTTKVPANEYYAMPAVVTGLNHGHRLFRDELFAPLVVVDTFTGIDEALEKANDTEYGLTAGIFSEDSAEIEFFFDHIRFGVCYANREGGATTGAWPGAQPFGGWKGSGATGKGSGGSWYLLSYLREQAQTRVV